One window of Panthera tigris isolate Pti1 chromosome C2, P.tigris_Pti1_mat1.1, whole genome shotgun sequence genomic DNA carries:
- the LOC102971016 gene encoding LOW QUALITY PROTEIN: ATP synthase membrane subunit K, mitochondrial-like (The sequence of the model RefSeq protein was modified relative to this genomic sequence to represent the inferred CDS: substituted 2 bases at 2 genomic stop codons), with amino-acid sequence MEGPETDASFHFSGIXXYFNSYTLTGRMNCVLATYRGIALMVLYFKLKYKNTPAMNGTLTDFKLYLIC; translated from the coding sequence ATGGAAGGTCCAGAAACTGATGCCTCATTCCATTTCAGTGGTATCTAATAATATTTCAACTCTTATACTCTTACAGGTAGAATGAATTGTGTACTGGCCACATATCGAGGCATTGCTTTGATGGTCTTATACTTCAAGTTGAAGTATAAAAATACACCAGCTATGAACGGAACATTAACAGATTTTAAGCTGTACCTCATCTGTTAA